Below is a genomic region from Anoplopoma fimbria isolate UVic2021 breed Golden Eagle Sablefish chromosome 20, Afim_UVic_2022, whole genome shotgun sequence.
AAAGTGATCTCTTCTTTCTTTAATCCTATCAGACTTTGGCGATgagaaacatatatataaattggCATTAAATGTTCGAATTAAAAGCTCCAGATGATTTATTCTGGTGTAAGAAGGAGACATGTTTCTACATTATGCGTAAATACCTCCATATCTGGGCTCTTCATCTCCTCGCAGGAAGCTAAACACGTCTGCATTGAGCcacatatacaaacaaatcCTCCACGAGTTTGTagggcaaaaataaaaacaaaatatgaaagatTTCGCCTAAAACCTTCAGCTGTGTGCTGCACTGAAGAGGTTACGATTAGTGTCAAACAATATTCTGATTTAACTCCCAGAGTTGATTTCTGTATTACTTTTCTAATGTGAGACCACAGACGCAGAGAAATGTAAACCCAACTAAAGCTGagcaccttttttatttttaatagagtTTTCCCACCTTTTGAGGCTGTAAATCTTTATGGGCCAAGTTCATAGCTTGTAGGCAAGAGGTCTACATTTCAGGGAAAAGGCATAATGTTTTATGCAAGTGAATAGTTTCaatctgatttttgtttttattgctttatgATAACCGACCGATGATGGACGAACCGGTAACTTGTTTAATGCATTAGAGGTATAGAACATGTGTCTATACTTTCTTCGATTTCTGCATGAAACCATTGAGATAAAGTGAGTGTTGGCTGGGACAGAAGTCACTGCAGCCCAAAACCAGCCACGTTGTTCTCACATTAGAGGCTCTCTGCATCCAGCAGCTGTAGCAGCCAGTTAAAGAACAGTGGAGGAGTTctcaacatttcatttgtttgtttgtttcattttcattccaaTATGCAAACACTCCCACTCACACAAACCAGGCTATTTATTCCCAAACATGCAAAcgaaaatactcaaataaagaTAAATCGTGTTAGTTACCATCATAACCGAgaaggtattattattattagtaacgGTCGTTAATGAGTTCATTAATTATCACACGCAAATAGAACTTATTTAAGTTAAAGTCTGAACGTTGACGCCAATttacaactaaaaaaaaactaaaattgttACGCTAAgcctgaaatataaaaatatataaaatacatttattttttacccatTGTAATcaaatgaacaacaaaaaaaaagaggctatCCTTCATTCTAGTATTTCAACAATTTTGACTTGCACGGcaggtctgtttttttgtgggcAATAtagatacagtatatatatatatatatatatatatatatatatatatatatatatatatatatatatatatatatatatatatatatatatatatatatatatatatatatatatatatatatatatatatatatatatatatatatatatatatatatatatatatatatatatatatatatatatatatatatatatatatatatatatatatatatatatatatatatatatatatatatatatatatatacatatacactgGCTTTACACTGGAAAGGGAgatcaatattaaaaaaacaaaacaccgaTTTCACCAAACACCGGAGTCATTTCTCTGAATGCCAAATGTAAAATGATACATAAACAAACCCGGCTTATTGAAGAGGCTGGCATTTGAATTATGAACAACTGAactaataaaacagtaaaatagattttgtaaaaagtcatCAGTGTTAAGATGCAACAccgcactttttttttttttttttagcagtcaGGTCTAACCAGCCTGTCAACAAAACGTTACATTATTTGCTGATGCAGTTGCTAAATGAAgttaatatgcaaaaaaaaaaaaaaaaaaaaaatctttcatcGCGGAAtttaaggacaaaaacaaatagaCTGAATGCAAagcttattaaaaatgtaataaagctATAAGCAAGAGGGATGAcgtcaggctgtgtgtgtgtgtgtgtgtgtgtgtgtgtgtgtgtgtgtgtctgctggaggCCTAAAGAGACCAAAGTGCTGCTCTGTTTACCCATCAAGGAGATGGCAACACGGCTCTGAGCCTACAGAGCTTAATGGACTTTTTATGGGTTTGTCTTGTGATCGTGTGACCTCTGGCTCCGTGGCCCCTCAGAGGCTTTCTGCAAACTAGATCAGAAACATGCGGCCCTCCTGGTCTGGCCGAGGTGGGGATGGAAAGAGGTTCACATCCCAAAATGATCGACTGCATGAAGCATTTAGTCGGTCACAACTTTGGTTCATAGTTGTAGACAATGTGTAATAAAGATATTCAAATCTTAATTAGAGGAGAACTGGTTGAAAAATGTAGTTatagattaaataataataacgtAAACTATGACATTTGAGGGATATGAGACATGAAGGGGACATTTTCAAGTCATTTAGAGTTTACATGACCGTTTTCATCGCGATACTTTATCCTGAGGTTTGGCTGCATGCGTTTGCaagttggaggagtgaagaaaTTCTGTTATTTAAGTTGTGGCCACGCTAAGCTcttatataataaatgtaattcaagTTTGTTGGTACTAAAACAAATCAGCAGAAATCACTGAATATGTGTGGTGCTTCCAGTTGTTTGATGGAAATctgttcatattttatatatttaaattcaaGTTTACATCTAGAGCCATTAATGAAAATCTAATTATTCAATAATATGTGTAGGTTAATTCAAATGTTCACAAATTTTAAGACATccctgtttgtctttatttcctaACAGGATATGATATTAACACTCTTACCCCCAAAAGTAACAATTCCAATGTCAAGAGAAGTATCCCTcgtgaacagaaaaaaaaaacagcaacatagAGAAATGATCACAAACAATAGACAATAGATAAATATGTAGAGACTAAATCGTGTTCGCAGTAGTTAAGAAGTTAGCTTAACAAGAAAGATTCCCACCGGACACTTAAAAGAAGATTTGCAGAACTGCCACTGCTCGACAGTCTGCTAATCTTTTGGatccactatatatatatatagatatatatatatatatatatatatatatatatatatatatatatatatatatatatatatatatatatatatatatatatatatatatatatagatatatatatatatatatatatatatatatatatatatatagatatatatatatatatatatatatatatatatagatatatgatAGTTCACTTGCTTCTAAAACTGAAAGGAGTGCTGCATTTAAAGTAGACTAGATCACACAGGAAACATGATTTCCAATAGGAGAGAAGTGCTCACATGGTCGGTCAGGCTGTGTTGGAACTCTCTTGGTTTCATGTCTTTCACaactttgaaaaagaaagtcCTCAGGGCAAAATGCACCGTAACTACGCTATGTTAGTCCTGTGCAGGGCCAGGCCTGGCCAGGCTGTGGACGGGGTGGAGGCTGAAATTACTGGCCGCCCTCCTCCTCACGCAGGAACTGGAATACGGAGGAGAAATCTTTATTGGCATAACCGCGTGCGCACATCATACGGTAGATCTGATGGGCTAAGGAGCCGAGAGGGACAGGAGTCTTTGTGTTGGTGGCTGTGTTCTGTGCGAGGCCTAGatcctgaaaaagaaaagcaaacatatgtcagaaaaaaacaaaaaaaaacccaacgaAGCTGAAAATTAAATTCTAAACCAAAACCACCAGTCCACACCACAGAGAATTTCTGTTGTAATAATATGAGTTTGATTGCCTTTTAGGGGAGATGTAAACTACTACAGAGTAGTTCACCAAATCATTTTAAGTGGTGCGATCTAAGAAAGTATTTTACCCCCCCCAAACACTGTCACATGAAAAGAATATAACACAGAAATGAGTTCCTTGCTGACTTTTTCTAACTCTGGTACatacagagtgctgcaggaatgattCCTGAAACCAGGTAATCAGTTAGCATTGTAGAACTTCCTGTTCCCTCCTCAAGAGGTCAGTggtttttatgaatgtttttttggttagcTTTCAACACGAGATATAcaagatatatttaaaatattgtgttcaactatataaaaaaaatgcatcagatGTAAACTATATGTAAAATACCCCTCTCGggaattgtttaaaatgttacatgtCTTACAAGAGGCGGTCACGAACAAGTGGTTAAATCAGCGTACAGAACGCCAACCATAGGCTGGTGCGCCTTCACCGCCTCGTTCTTTATACTCATTCGACCATGGTGTAGTTAGTTTATAACCGTTAATGTTATCGTTTTATTTCTACCGACCGCAATCACgcttaaaaaaaccaaaacattgaagtggtgttcatttgtgaagattgtCTAGTTCAACAAAACATGCAGGTATCACAAACTTGTGTTTGCTATAGGGGTTATTTTCTGCATGAATCCAAAAGCcgatggaaaaatcccattggctttctGTCAAAGGAACCAGTGCGTCGCTAACTTCCAGGGTTTGGCCTAAAAATACACGTTGTCCCTGCAGCACTCCATACAGTATATGGATGAGAACAAAACACAGtatacatttgtttaatctttttGCTATAAAGATATTGGAGCTTATAGAAACAAATTATTTCTCCCcactaattaaattaaaataaactattacaaatacagaatatgctaattattttctcatatttgtgAGGACATGGTCAACGTGAACAAACCTAAAGATGAAATGGTTTTGGAAACACTAATGCTCAAACGTAATTGCAGTCTCAGGAAATGGCGTGCAGACAAGGTCATTAAACTGACCTTAGCCATCAGCTGGGTGCCGAAGCCTCCCTGGTAGTTATTCCCAGACGGGACTCCCTCCATGACTCCAGGCACGGGGTTGTAGGTGTCACTGGACCAGCACCGACCTGAACTCATGTTCAGGATCTTGGCCAACAGTTTAGGATCAAGACCAAGTCTGTGAGTGAAAGATAAATTCTGTGTTATTTACACAAAGTGTcttaatgctgtgtgtgttgttgattGTATGATATTATTTATATGCTGTTATTTTTATCCATGAGATTGTTTACCTGACTCCCAAGTTCATGGTCTCTGAAGTCCCAATCATTCCGATGGCTAGAAGCATGTTGTTACAGATTTTAGCAGCCTGTAACATTAGAGCAGTATATTAGAATTCATAACATCACCAACACAATAATTACTATCATTTTATGactgaaatgtttatttgattgaaCATTTGAGCAacaagtacagtaccagtcaaaggtttggacacaccttctcattcaatggtttttcctttattttaatttttttctacattgtagattaataaaataagataaaataaaataatcctttattagtcccgcagcagggaaatttgcaggattaatattgaagacatccaaactatgaaggaacacatatggaattgtggtaaacaaacaaatgctcaacaaaccagaatatgttttatattttagattcttcaaagtagttgaatgagaaggtgtgtccaaacttttgactggtactgtacatacacacacactcactactatatttacatattaagaCTTCAAAAAGAACACTTGAATTACTAATGCATCATGGTGgttccttaaaaaaaaggaaggccTACCTGTCCAGTTCCAACCTGACCGCAGTACACCACATTAGCTCCCATGCAGGTGAGCAGTTCTTTGGCTGCAGTAAATTCCTCCTCTGCACCTCCGACCATAAAAGTCAGTTTACCCGAACTGGCCGCACCCACACCTGGGGATGCAAAATTGTGCAATCAAAATAATGTGCTGAAATTAATGTTACAGCAGGCTTCTCAAAGTAGCTGGAATAGCAGCTACCATCGTTAATGATACATGTGTGTCAaattttgacagattttttatttatttttggacacTTAACACTGAAGTTCATAGTAAAACCACATGAACGGTCCATCAAACTTCCACCAAGTGTTGCATTGTCTGACAACAGTCACCTGTCCATATATTTTATCTCTGTACCCTTTATTCTCCTGATTGACAAAGCTGTTTTGGAACATCAAGATGCAGTACAACCAGAATAGTTTGAGTGAGATGGGGAAGACACTGAAACACACgtttaaatgtctttgttgcATGTCGTTCTCATCTCTCTCCACACATTTCTAGTCAGCTCTGCATCTCTGTGCTACTGACTCTCTAATAAAAGgaatacaaatgcaaaataaaagatgtCTGAGCATAGTCCAACATAAATATGGACATGTTTCTTgagtaaaacaaatgtgtctGCCTCCTTTGGAAGTTTGGAACTACAAGGACTAACTCACTGTAAATTAATCAAAACTGAATTACAACATGCCTCACATAAAAACTAATAAAGAAGAAAACTCTATTTAATGTAAAGGTTAAATTCtacataaaaaataagaacataAAAATAGCAATGtgaagtaaaataaacagtaaagttTTTCAGTCATTTAGGTGTTCACAGGAAGCCTGTGAAagtaagtcattaaaaaaaaatgtggacgATGACAACAACCTATGTAGCCTGTTCTCTCTAAGAAAGTCAGTCCAAAGATCTGTGACACTGTTGGAAAAAGTTTGGTCAGCCCTTTAGTAGATTTTAAAGCAGCCGTTTCTGAATCCATTTGCACATTAGACGGTGCATTCAGGTTCACATGGGGTTAAAAGCTCTGTAATATACAATAACCAGGTGCAAGGCACATGGGTGCCAAGAAATTAACCAACATAGTCTTCTAATTAATCCGAAAGTTTACAGGAAGGCAGTGGAGGGAAGCCAAGGTGGGTGTTACATTACGTTTTCCTCTCCCTAGTCGTCCTGAGCAGTCTGCCAGCAGCATTTTGTTCTAACTTGAATGTAGAACGACTGTGCTGCTGGAGTCCAATGGGAGTTACAACAGTCAAGCTGAGAAATAACTAAAGCATGGCTAATGGATTCAGAATGTGTACAGAAAAGgagtaattaaaaaatgtattacaaacaGAGTTAAGATGTCAATGTGATAAATATTTCTGCAATTCACAGTAATAATATTACAAAGTACTATATGATCAAGAAGTTTGTTGCAACTTAACTGCCTTTTTCCTCACagacatgctgtgtgtgtgtgtgtg
It encodes:
- the hibadhb gene encoding 3-hydroxyisobutyrate dehydrogenase b; the encoded protein is MAAVLRGSRYLVGKCCKHVDFALVSTRSMASKTQVGFIGLGNMGNPMAKNLLKHGYPVIATDVFPESCKEVQELGAQIVDNPAEVAEKADRIITMLPSSPNVIDVYTGPNGILKKVKKGSLLIDSSTIDPSVSKEMAAAAEKMGAVFMDAPVSGGVGAASSGKLTFMVGGAEEEFTAAKELLTCMGANVVYCGQVGTGQAAKICNNMLLAIGMIGTSETMNLGVRLGLDPKLLAKILNMSSGRCWSSDTYNPVPGVMEGVPSGNNYQGGFGTQLMAKDLGLAQNTATNTKTPVPLGSLAHQIYRMMCARGYANKDFSSVFQFLREEEGGQ